CGGTAAAGCCATCGAACGAGGTATGGTCGGCTTCACACCAGCGAACGGCGGCATGCGGGCATCCGGCGTCATCGAAAGCGACGGCACTTACAGCCTAACCACGAATCGCGATTCCGGGCTTGAGCCGGGCGAATACATGGTCACCGTCGTTTCGCGCGAGCCAGGCCCGCCGGCGACCACCGGCCCGCCGGCTCCCGGTCCCTATATCACGCCGCAGCACTACGCCGCCGAAGCAACTTCCGGCCTCAAGTTCACCGTCGAACGCGGGAGCAACAAAATAGATCTAGCGCTAACCACCGCAGGCGCTCCCGCGGCGTCTGGGCGTAAATAGAAATTGATCGACGGGCAGTGGCGAAACAGACCATGACTGTAGTGAACACGACCATGACGCGAACACCGATCAATCGTCTCGCCCGCGCGCAAGCCTTCGCCGTTATCGCATGGCTCGCCGCGGCGTCGACGGCCGTCGCCGCCCCTCCTGGCTACACGCAAATCTGGAACGACGAGTTCGACGGCACAACGCTCGATCAATCAAAGTGGACCCCCGAGACGGTTCAAAATCCCCACAACAACGAGCGGCAAGCTTACCTGCCCGAGATGATCACCGTAGCTAACGGCGACATGGTCATCACCTCGACCAATCAGCCCTCCGGCAACAAGCAGTACCGCTCGGGCCGCGTCCACAGCGATTGGACCCACCAGTATGGCCGCTGGGAAATTCGCGCGGACCTGCCAACCTCGAAAGGGATGTGGCCCGCGATTTGGCTCTTGCCCGATACGACGCAGTACACTTGGCCGAATCAGGGCGAAATCGACATCATGGAGAACCGCGGCAGCCAGCCGCAGCTCACGAGCAGTGCGTATCACTACGGCACCTTTTCGCCCTACAACCATCAGTACAAGTACAGCGAGCAGACGGCGGCACGCTTCGGCCAACCGGTGAACTTTCACCAAGGCTACCATACCTTCGCCGTCGATTGGGACGAGACGAAGCTTCGCTTCTACGTCGACGACGTTCACTACTACACGCTATACAATTCCGACGTCGGCGGCTTCATTGGCAACCAGACGGCGCCGATGCAGACGATTCTCAACACGGCCGTTGGCGGCGACTTTCTTGGCGACCAGCAACCCGATGCCTCGACCGTTTGGCCGCAAAAGTTTCTGATCGACTACGTCCGCGTTTTCGAGCGAAACGACGATCCCCTCCGCCTGCAAAATGGTCGCTTCGAAGCAAACGACGGCAGCCTTGCCGGGTGGACGGTTTTCGGCAATCGGCTTAACACTAACAATGTCTCCGTCCACAACGAGGCGGTCGCCGATGGCATCGCATCGCTAAAACTCTTCGGCCAATCGGCCGGCGGTACGAACTATAGCGGCGTGAGCCAAGGAATCTCGGTTTCCGGCGGCGACCAAGTCACCGCCGCCGTCGAGTCGTTCATCCGCTCGCAAGATTCGATTTCTGGCACGAACAACTCGGTGCAACTGAAGATCGAGTTCTACAATGACTTCGGCGGAAAGTACGGCACGCCGGCGATGCTGGGCGAGTTCGTCGAAACGATCGTCAATGGCTCGACAGCCAACAATGTCTGGCAGCCGCACGATCTCACGGCCACAGCTCCCGCGGGCGCCGTCGAAGCCCGCGTCGCGCTCGTCTTTACGCAAACCGGCAACGCCGCCGGCGCGGTTCACTTCGACAACCTCTCGTTCAAGAACCTCAGCCTGCCCGACTACGCCGACGCCGACGGTAACGGCACGATCGACGGCGCCGACTTCCTGATCTGGCAACGCAACATGGGGAAGGAATCGCCAGTCGGTCCCGCGGAAGGCGACTTCAACTTCGACGGCGTCGTCGACGCGGCCGACCTCGAAATTTGGAAGTCGCAGGACGGAACCACCGTGCCGCCTGACAACCATGGCGCCTCGCTCCAAATCCCGGAGCCCTCGTCGGCGATGCTCACGATCACCACCCTCGTCGGTCTGATGCACTGGCGCAGCGGACGCTTGCCGGCAGTCGCTGCTGAAGCGAGCCCGGTATGAAGGCGAGCATCGGGTTCAAGTTTCGGCAATGCTGCGCCCTTCTCGCAACCGCGCTGATTGGTTTGAGCAACGGTTCGCCCCAGCTCCTCGCAGACGAGGCGCTGGTTACCGCCGAGAAAACCGCAGCATTGCAAGATGCATCCGCGGAGCCTCGTGAGTCGATCGCGAAATTCAACTCCGCGGCCGCTGATCGAGCCGCAGAAGTTGATCGCCTTCTCGCGGCGATGACGCTCGACGAAAAAATCGGCCAGATGTGCCAAGTGTGGCCAGAGCAGGGCGAGCTAACGCCGGCACTCGTCGAATCGCTCCGCCAAGGCGAGGTTGGTTCGCTAATCAATTGCCCCGATTCCAAATTCATCGTCGAAGTCCAGCGAATCGCTCAAACAGAAAGCCGACTCGGTATTCCGCTGCTCATCGGTCGTGACGTCGTCCACGGTTACCGCACGATTTTTCCCATCCCGCTTGGACAAGCCGCGAGTTGGAATCCGGAGCTTGTCGAGCAGGCCGCACGCATCGCCGCTAACGAGGCGAGCAGCGAGGGAATCAACTGGACGTTTGCGCCAATGGTCGACGTCGGCCGCGATCCGCGGTGGGGACGCATCGCCGAAACTTTTGGTGAAGATCCGCGCCTGTCCGCCGCCCTGTCGTCAGCCGTTGTTCACGGCTTTCAGCAAGAAGACGACGAAGGTCTGCATGGTCTCGTCGCTTGCGCCAAGCATTTCGCCGCGTACGGTCTGTCGGAAGGAGGCCGCGACTACAACCGGGCCTCGCTCTCCATCGCCGACCTCCACAACATCCATCTACCAGCATTCAAATCATCGCTCGACGTCGGTTGCCGCACGTTCATGACGACGTTCAGCGAAGTGAACGGCATCCCCGGCACCGCCCATGCCTACCTGCTGCAGGATGTCCTCTGCGACAGTTGGAAATTCTCCGGCGTCGTGGTGAGCGATTGGAACTCGGTAATCGAAATGGTCGCTCATGGATTCAGCGCTGACGAAGCGGAAGCCGCCCAGCAGGCGGTGAACGCTGGCGTACACATGGAGATGGTGAGCCCGACGTTCCATGACAATCTCTCTCGGTTGGTGGAGCAGGGGAGGGTCGACGAAGCCGCACTCGATAACGCCGTGCGCCGCGTACTGCGTTTGAAGTTAGAGCTCGCTCGGAACGATTCGGCGAATCAGTCCGCAGAGAAATCAGTTGCTACAGGGGCAACCGCGCCGCGGCCGGGCGCCAAGCTCTTGCATCCGCGCTCGCTTGAGTTGGCGCGTCGCGCCGCACGCGAAAGCATCGTGCTGCTGAAGAACGCGGAGCAGACGTTGCCGTTGCATCGCGAAGAGCTCCGCCGCGTCGCCGTCATTGGCCCGCTCGCGGATGCGCCGCTGAGCCAACTTGGCTGCTGGTCGGTCGATGGTTCTCCGGCCGATGCGATCACACCGCTCGCCGCCATTCGCAACGCGGTGGGCGATACCGTGGAAATCGCCTACGTCGCTGGCATGACGTCGAGTTATGCGAACAGGCTGACTGAACTTGCGAAAGCGCAGAAAGCGGCCGAGCAGGCTGACGTCGTGCTGCTGTTCGTCGGCGAAGACGCGGTCCTCAGCGGCGAAGCTCGCAGTCGGATGACGCTCGATCTGCCGGGAGCGCAGGCGAAGCTCGTCGAAGCCGTTGCTGCGTCAGGCACGCCGGTGGCGATGGTCGTCCTTGCCGGTCGCCCGCTCGCGATCGGCGCCGAGATCGACGCCGCCGCCGCCGTGCTTTATGCGTGGCACCCGGGCACGATGGGGGGGCCAGCGATCGTCGACCTGCTGCTCGGCGATGCGGCTCCCACCGGCCGACTGCCGGTGACGATGCCGAAGCATGTCGGCCAAGTGCCGCTTTACTACAGCCATTCGAACACCGGCCGACCTAGCCCTGCCGACTTCCGCCCGCTATCGCAATCGCAGGGCAAAGATCTTCCGGCAGAGTTCCAATACCGTTCGCACTACGTGGACGGCGATCCTTTCCCGCTCTTTCCGTTCGGCTACGGCCTCACGTACACGACGTTCTGCTACGACGGCTTCGAACTTGGCGCCGCCGCGATTGGGCCGCAGCAAACGTTGGCGGTGCGGGCTCGCATCACGAACACCGGCACGCGCAGCGGCGTTGAAACGGCGCAACTCTACGTGCGCGATTTGGCCGCCAGCATCGTCCGCCCGGTACGCGAGTTGAAGGCGTTCCGCCGCGTCCATCTGCGTCCCGGCGAGTCGCAGGCGGTGGAGTTTGCCCTCACTGCGGATGATTTGCGCTACTTCGATAACCAAGGGAAAAGCGTCCTGGAGCCGGGCAAGTTCGCGGTGTGGGTCGGCGGCGATTCGACCGCCGCTCTGGGGGGCGAGTTCGAACTGACGACGGCGAGCGACCCGTCCTCGCAGTCGGCTCCCGCCGTCGCGCGGGCGCCCAAAGTCGAGACGACGAAGCAGCCCGTGCGGGCCGACAGCGGAACGTGATTTCGCATGCTGGCGATGCTAGCGTCTCGTTACGTGATCTTCGCCAAAGACGCTCCCCGCTCTCTGCCGATACCAGCGGTACGACCCAAACTTCTTCGCGCACTTTTGTTTGACCCGCATTCAGGGTGCGCGCCCGCCCAAAACCCGCTGGGTGACGATATGTCTCGCCTCGTTCGCCGCCGCATCGCGGCCGGTTTGTGCACGTTCGCGCTGTTCGGAGCCAATGCGCTACCCGTCCGGTCGGCGCCGCCGCAGCAACAAGCGAAGCCTGCCATGCAGCGGAGCGCTACCGCGTTCGTTCCCGGTAACGGCGCCTGCATCAATTTCGTCGGCGACGACTTTGAAGAAGCGGGTTGGTCGTACGACCATCGCCATCCCAAGAGCTCGCGAGAGCAAGACGAGCAAGTTCGCTACCCGATGGGCAAGTCGCTCAACGACAAGTGGCATGAAGGGCCGGAGCGCGGTCAGCCCGATCAGCTGCAAGTGATCAAGCTCCCTGAACCGGGCCTCGAAGGGAGCGAGCACGGTCTGCTGATGCGGACGCGTAACTCGTATATTCCGGGCCGCAACATTCGTGAAGTCCACCAAGACGACTTGATCGCGAACTGCGTCTCGCGGCTTAGCGGCGGCATCCCCGTCTCCGAGCGTCCCAGCGTCGTCACCCGAGTTTATCTGCCGCCGGCGGAGCAATGGGAGCAACGTTCAGGCCCACACTTCGGTTACCGTTCCAGCGTTTCGACGATGACCGTCGGCAAAACGAAGGGCCTGTTCAGCCTGTCGCGGGAAAACGAAGTCGAGCCTTACTGGCCCGGCATGTGGATCCATTTCCGTCCGGCTGGCACGCGCGGCGCGAAGGAGGCCTCGGCCTATCTCACCGTCCGCAGCAATCGCCTGGGGCACGACTTCCCGGCCAAGGAAATCACCGAGTTTGGCTGGTGGACGCTCGGCATGTCGTTCTCGCCCGACGGCATGGTCCACTACTACGCGAAGCAAGGCGTCGAAGATCTCACCGAAGCCGACTACCTAACTTCGCAGTTTCCCTACGGCTACCAAGCGAAGCAATTCCGCACGTACTTCTTCGACGTCTGCAATCGCAGCGACGGCCAGACCTGGTCGACGCCGTTCGTGATCGACGACCCGAAGCTGTACGTCGGTAGCCCTGGTCGCATCAACGCGATCGTCGCTAACAAGGAGCGGCAGGCCGAGCAAATGGCCGCTCGTCGGGCTGCTGCGCAGGAGCGGGCCGCGATGCAGAAGTCGTCACGCTCGACGCAGAAACGCTAACGCTATGAGCCAGCAGTGGCACGCGCTCGAGTGGAGTTCCGTCGCGCTGAAAGCCCGACCTATTAAAACGTCAGCTTGAACTTCTCCGTGAGGTTCTTGCGAACCGTCTCGGTGTTCTTCTGCAGCTCGGCCATTGTCTTCTGCGCTTCCTGCATCATCGCGTAGGTTGCGTCGGCGTTTTTCTGCGCCGTTTCACGGTCGGCCTGAGCGTTGTACGTCGCCTTGTAATAGGGGGCGTACTGTCGCATGAAGTAGCCGCCCCAATTCACCGTGCGAAACGTCGGGATATAACCCGTTTCGTAAGTCATGGCCTGTTCGGGCTGCTCTGATTGAGCGATTTTGTCTTCGATTCCATAGGCCTGGTCGACCACGTAGCGGAACGTTTGCGATACGTAGGCGCCAAACTTCACTAGATCCGGGTCGACGTTGCGCGTCGACAGATTGTCGATCCGCCGGGCGAAGTTCTCCAGCCACAGCGCCGCTTGCTGTAGCGAACCGGCGCGGTTGAGATTCTTCGAATCTTCGATGTACTTGTCGACAGCTTTGAAGTAACGGAGCGACGCCTTCGCGGCGATTTCCTCCGGCGTTTGCGGCGGCGTTTTCTTCGGCGGCGCGACCGGCAGCGTCTGGGCGGCGACCACCGGGTCGCTACCGCGGATCACCGAGGCGTCGATCGACAGCAAGCTAAAAATCCGCCGCAGGCCGGTCGGCGTCAACTCGCCTTCGAGCGAGAGGCTCGTCCCCTTCGCTTCGGCTTTCCAATCGCTGAACTCGTCGAGCATCGCTCCCGCGCTGCCGACGATCGCCAGAATCAGCGGCTTCGCCACCGGAGCGAGCGCCGAGGCGTCCCCTTCGAAATCGAACTGCAGCTTGCCGTTGAGCTTGTCGGTGACGATGACGCCGAACTTTACCCCCTGCAAGCCGTCGAACAGCTTGGCCGTGGCCGCTTCATCAAGCGGATCGAGAATCTTCGATTCAGCGACCTGGGCGCGAATCGCGTCGGTCCGCAAGGCGCCCGCCAAATCGACGGCCAGGATCATTTGCGTGCCGGCGGTGTCGGCGTAGCTGACCGAATGTTCGAGATAGGCCGAGAGCGGCTCTTCCTTCGCGTCGGTCGCTTCCTTGATCCACCGCGTCGCTTCTTGGCGGTTCGCGTTGGTCAGCATGGAGAACAGCTTCGGCCCGAACTTCACCACGCAAACGTCGGCGGGCAGCCACACGGCGGCCACGTTGCCGATGTTGTCGACCATCCCATGATGCCGCTCCGCGACTTGCTGAAGCGTCGGATCGACCGACAGCGTCATCACGGCCGATTCCCACTCGGGCCGCAGCGACGCAATGTCGAGTTCCGCCGCCAGGACGGCCCGCTCGGTCG
This sequence is a window from Lacipirellula parvula. Protein-coding genes within it:
- the bglX gene encoding beta-glucosidase BglX, with protein sequence MKASIGFKFRQCCALLATALIGLSNGSPQLLADEALVTAEKTAALQDASAEPRESIAKFNSAAADRAAEVDRLLAAMTLDEKIGQMCQVWPEQGELTPALVESLRQGEVGSLINCPDSKFIVEVQRIAQTESRLGIPLLIGRDVVHGYRTIFPIPLGQAASWNPELVEQAARIAANEASSEGINWTFAPMVDVGRDPRWGRIAETFGEDPRLSAALSSAVVHGFQQEDDEGLHGLVACAKHFAAYGLSEGGRDYNRASLSIADLHNIHLPAFKSSLDVGCRTFMTTFSEVNGIPGTAHAYLLQDVLCDSWKFSGVVVSDWNSVIEMVAHGFSADEAEAAQQAVNAGVHMEMVSPTFHDNLSRLVEQGRVDEAALDNAVRRVLRLKLELARNDSANQSAEKSVATGATAPRPGAKLLHPRSLELARRAARESIVLLKNAEQTLPLHREELRRVAVIGPLADAPLSQLGCWSVDGSPADAITPLAAIRNAVGDTVEIAYVAGMTSSYANRLTELAKAQKAAEQADVVLLFVGEDAVLSGEARSRMTLDLPGAQAKLVEAVAASGTPVAMVVLAGRPLAIGAEIDAAAAVLYAWHPGTMGGPAIVDLLLGDAAPTGRLPVTMPKHVGQVPLYYSHSNTGRPSPADFRPLSQSQGKDLPAEFQYRSHYVDGDPFPLFPFGYGLTYTTFCYDGFELGAAAIGPQQTLAVRARITNTGTRSGVETAQLYVRDLAASIVRPVRELKAFRRVHLRPGESQAVEFALTADDLRYFDNQGKSVLEPGKFAVWVGGDSTAALGGEFELTTASDPSSQSAPAVARAPKVETTKQPVRADSGT
- a CDS encoding family 16 glycosylhydrolase, with product MTRTPINRLARAQAFAVIAWLAAASTAVAAPPGYTQIWNDEFDGTTLDQSKWTPETVQNPHNNERQAYLPEMITVANGDMVITSTNQPSGNKQYRSGRVHSDWTHQYGRWEIRADLPTSKGMWPAIWLLPDTTQYTWPNQGEIDIMENRGSQPQLTSSAYHYGTFSPYNHQYKYSEQTAARFGQPVNFHQGYHTFAVDWDETKLRFYVDDVHYYTLYNSDVGGFIGNQTAPMQTILNTAVGGDFLGDQQPDASTVWPQKFLIDYVRVFERNDDPLRLQNGRFEANDGSLAGWTVFGNRLNTNNVSVHNEAVADGIASLKLFGQSAGGTNYSGVSQGISVSGGDQVTAAVESFIRSQDSISGTNNSVQLKIEFYNDFGGKYGTPAMLGEFVETIVNGSTANNVWQPHDLTATAPAGAVEARVALVFTQTGNAAGAVHFDNLSFKNLSLPDYADADGNGTIDGADFLIWQRNMGKESPVGPAEGDFNFDGVVDAADLEIWKSQDGTTVPPDNHGASLQIPEPSSAMLTITTLVGLMHWRSGRLPAVAAEASPV